The Myxococcales bacterium region TCCTGCTTCCCCTTTTGGGACTGGCGACCGGTTTGATTCTCAACGCCTTCGCCAAGGCGTTGGAATTCATGATGATCGCCAATTTCCTGCAGGTCCTGATCCTCAGCCTGGCGTTCTTTTTTCTCGCCCTGGGATTGCTGCGCGATGAAGCGAAACGGCGTCGCACGGCCGGCCTGATCGGCGTGGCGGCGGTCGCGGTCGCGGTCTTCGCGGCCAGCCAGTTCAACCGCGATTTCGCTACCATCGCCCTGGCCAGCGCGATCTATTATCCCGTGCCGCTGCCGCGCTCGGGCTTCTTCAACCAGTTGTCGCTGGTCGTCTTTTTATTCGGCGTGCCTTGGCTGATGCGATCGGCGGGCCGGGCCTTCGCCGACCGGCTCGAACAAGCCGATCCGGCGCAGCCGCTGCACCTCGGTTTGTTCCTTGCCGGCTTCGCCGCCGGTTTCACCCTGGTGTACACCGTCGGCTTCTTCGGCCCCTTCGGCTGGCTGTTGACCGGCCTGGCATTGCTGTTGTTGGTGGCCGTGCCCTGGCCGGTCGCCGTCGCCGCCCTCGCGGCGCTCGGCGCGGTGCTCGGCGCCTACCAACTTTATCCCCAGCACAGCTTTTTCGCCTTCGGCATCACCGAATACCGCTACCTCGGCAAGGATTTCGGCCGCGACATCAAGCTGGACTTCATCGAATACGGCCAACCGCCCTGCCTGGGCGTGGTGATCGACAACGTCATGATGACCTGCGAATGCGTCGAGCCTTCGTGGATCCCCAAGGAATGGGATTTCATCGTCCGGGCGATTCTCTACCCCGAGCGCTTCGTGCCGCAGCGCGATCCGCGCGATCCGCTGCCCGCGGTTCCCGACTGGTGGAAAGAGAATTTGCGCGTGCTTTCGCTGGGCCACAGCGGCACCGGCCCGACCAAATCGCTGGAAATCTACAGCGGGCCGAATCAAAACCGCGTGGTGCAATTCGACCCGGCCCTCGCGCGCGGCCTGTCGCAAACCTACCGCTCCTACACCGACCATTCGCAGTATTCGAAGGAATCGATCAACGAACTGGCGAGCGGCGATTTTCGTACCGAGCTGCGGCAGGCGGCGCTCGCCGGCGGCGGCTACGATTGGGTGTTTTACAGCGGCATCGGCACCAAGACCTACCAACTGCCGCGCAGCTATCTCTACACCGAACACTATCTGCTGACGAAGGAAGGCGCGGCGTTGCTCTTCGATCGGGTGCTGAAGCCGGACGGCGTCTTCTTCCTCGATTGGGGCTCCTCGGACACTCAGGAATCGCGGTATTTCGTCGCCTCCTTCCCGAAAACCGTGACGATCGCCGCGTTCTGGACGACGGAATCCGAATACCCGTTCTCCGGCAATCCGCTGCTGTATGTGGTGGCCTCGAAGGATGCCGCCAAGATCGCCGCCGTCAAAGAACGGATGAAACAGCTCAGCGGCATTTATGAGGTGGATTTCAGCGAAAACCTGCCCTTCTATCGAACCACCGACAACCGGCCCTTCCTTCAGCCCGACCTGCACTGGGTGTTCACCCTGTGCCATCTTTTGCTGTTGCCGCTGGTCTATTTCTGCGTCCGGCTATTCCGGCGCCGGCTGGCGCTGACCGCGGGCCCCGCCGCCTGGAAAGCCGGGTGGTTATTCGTGCTGATCGGACTGGCTGCCGGCATGGGCGAGACAATCTTCGCCTCGTTCAATCCCTTCGTCCGCGGCCCGTTCGGCCTGACTTCGTGGTCGGTTCAACACCTGGCTTTTCTGCTGGCGACGGCGATCGGTTTTCTGGCCGTGGCGGCGATCCGCTCGCCGCGCCGCTTGCCGACGCGCCTCGCCCCCGTCTTGATCGTCGCCGCCCTGGCGTTGCTGTTTGTCCTGTCTGAACGGAATGCGGTTTTTCTGACCGCGCCGCTCGCCGGCCTCGGTTTCGGTTTCCTGCTGGCGGGTCAAATCCGGTCGTACCAGGGCGATGAGCTGATCTACGCCATCGCCTGCTATTGTCTCGGTCTGGCGCTGGCCCTGTGGTTTCTGGAAATCCCGTTCTACTTCGGCGGCTACCGGGTCGTCGCGGGGCTGACCGGCGCCCTGGCGCTGGCCGTGGGTTGGTGGGGGCGGCGGCTGAACACCTGGGTGAAACCGGCATGAAAAAGATCAACCTCTCGCTGACGCTGGCGATCCTTTCCGGGTACTGGGTGCTGGTCACCGAAACCTGGTCGCCGCTGTACCGGTGCAACCTCTTGTTTCACCCGCTGATCGGCGTCGCGGTGACCCTCTTCTTTTTCATCTTCCTGTGGCGCGATCGATCGCAGCAACCCGACGAACATCCCTGGCTGGGCACCGTGCTGCCCGCCGTCGTTTTGTCGGCGGTGCTGGGCGCGTTGCGCACGGCCTATCCGAACCACCTCGCCGACCTGCTGCTGCTTCTCCTCTATCCCCTGTGGGCGATCCGCGATCTTCGTTCCCGGCCGGAACGGTTCGTCCGCCGCTGCGCCCTCTTCTTCTTCGTCGCGGTCGCGGTCACCGGCCTGATTTTCGGCGGCGCCCTCGGCGGCCGGGCGGTGAAAAATTACCTGTTGCTGCACCGCGTCGCCGCCGATGCCTTCGTCGTTTTCGCCTTGCTGGCCGTCGCTTTTTCCTGGCGGCGGCAGTGGCGCGCGGGCGCGAAATTCCGGGAACTGGCCGGCGCCGTTTTCGGGCCGCGGCGGTGGGTGCCCGTGCTGCTCGCGGCGGCCGTGATCGCCGTGACGATTTACGAGGCCGCGCAAGGCCGCGCCGACCCGACCTATCGCTTTCACCTGTCGACCTTCACCGTCGAGCGCCGCGGGCCGCACGAACAGGACGTGCTGCCGGCCGGTTTCAACGAGCCGCGCCTGGCCAGCAAAACGCAAAGCTGCGGCGGCACGCCGGGCTGCCACGATTCGCTGATCGAGGACATGAAAATCTCGACGCACGGGCGCTCGATGCTCACCCCCTACATGCAGAAAAACATGGAGCTGCTGGCGGACGAGATCGGCGAGCAGAACATGATCACCTGCGGCGGCTGCCATTACCCGCGGATGATGTTCGAGCGCGACGTGTCGCTGCGGCAGTCCTACACCGAACAGAACTACTCGTGCACTTTCTGTCACCAGATCTCCGGGGCGCATCTGCTGCCGGACCGCCGCAAGTCGGAAATCTCGGTGCGCCTGCGGCTCAATCACCTGCGGATGTTCGATCACGGCGGGCGGGACGCGATCACCCCCTTCGACCGGCTGCTGGTCAACCTCAATCCCTTCGGGCACCGCCGGGTCTTCACCCGCGACCTGTACTTCACCAACGAATATTGCCAGGCCTGCCACCGGCTGCAGATCCGCGAGACGGTCGCCACGCCGCTCACCGCGCCGCTGTGCATCGACTGCCACATGCAGCCGCGCGAACTGCTCGGGTTGCCGGGCAAGGAACGCAACCACGTTTTCCCCGGCACCAACACCGCCAACCCGCATGCGTTAGGCGATCAGGCGACGGTTGAAATGATCCAAAAGTACAGCCTCGGCGACCTGCCGCTGCCGATCAAAGGCTGGGGCAGCTTCTGGGAGCCGCGCAACGCCAAGGGCAAACGGCAGATCTGGGTCCACCAGAAATTCCTGCCGCTGACCGAACCGACGCCGGGCGGCGACTTCACCTTGCGGGTCATCACGATTAACGCCAGCATCGACCACGTTTTTCCGGGCGGGCCGCTCGACCTCATCGACTGCTGGCAGCGCGTCGTCGTGAAAGATCAGGACGGCCGGGAAATCTTCCGGGTCGGCGATCTGGCCGCGGACAACCAGCTCGATCCGGCCGCGCACAAGCTCGGCGGTTACATGATGGGCGAGGACGGGCGGTTGGTCGAACGCAACCGCGTCTGGCAGATCAAGGAAAAGGTCGTGACGCGCGGCCTGCCCTTCCGCGTCAGCACCAACGACGACTACACCTTCCGGCTTCCCGAAAACACGCGGGCGATCCAGGTCGAATCGCAATGGCTTTTCCGCAAACTGAACCAGGATTTCGTCGACTGGGCCTACGACCGCTCCGGCTTCACCACGCCGGTGGTCGTTATGGCCGAGACCGCCGCGACCATCCCCTTCTAGCCGTCATCGACGGCGATCATTCCAGCCGGCATTCGGCGGTTTCGGCGAGGGTTCGCCGCACCCATTCGGCTTGACGCGGATCTTCCAGCAGGGCGAGCGCTTCGCGAAACGAACGGCAGGCCAGGTCGCGACGGTTTTGCTCGACTTGCAGCCGCCCCAACTCGACCAGCAGGCTGGCCCTGGCCTCGCCGCGAAGCCGCGCGATGCGCCCGGCGAGAAAATCCTCCGCCCAGGCCGCTCCCTTCACCGGTCGCGCCGCCGCCAGCATCCGGCCGGCGACGTCCGCCAGTTGGCCGTCGTCATACCGGCCTTGTTCGGCGCGTTCGAGCTGCCGCTCGGCCTCGTCGAATTGTCTTAACAAAACCAGATTCCGCGCCAGGCCCAGGCGCACGAGCGCTTCTTGAGTGCCGCCGGCGGCCGTCCGTTCCAGCACCCGGCGCAACAAGGCCACGGCTTCGGCCACGCGATCCGTATTCGCCAGCGCTTCGGCTTCGGCCAGATCGATGCCCGTGACCTCATCCGGCAACGTGATCGCCCGCAGCGGATCGAGCGTCGCGAACACCGCCGGCCAATCCCGTTTCGCCTGGTAAAAATAGACCTGTTCCAAAAGCAGGGAATAGCGAACCACCCGTTCGGCGGTATGGGTTTCGAGCAAGGGCGTGAGAAACCCCTCGAAAGTGCCGGCAGGCACGGCGCCGGCGGCCTCGGCCGTGGCGACGCCGTGCAACGCCCAGAGCTGCGAGCCGATCGTGCCGTGCCGCAAAACGGTCTCCCATTCGGCCAGCGCGGCGGCGGGTTGCCCGGCCTGGTAAAAATCCTCGGCCAGATGAACCCGCGCGTTGTCGTCGCGCGGCGCGGCCAACAAAAACAGTCGATGCAGGGCGGCGGTTTTGGCCGGATCGCCGGTCAGCAACCCTTGCTGGCCTTCGCTGACCATCCGCCGCACGGTCGCGCGATCCAGGCCGGGAAACGGCATCGGCCGCAGGATCCCGCCCAGATGATGACCGGACGGCTCGCCCAGCGCGGCGACCGTCGCCAGACCGGTTTGGACACCCACGAACAACAGGGTAACGGCTGCGACGAAAGACGAGGCAAGCCGCAGCCGGCGCGATTCGTCCGTCGTTCCGGCGATGCAAGCGGCCCACGCGGGCAACGCCAGGTAGGGTCCCAGCAGATACCAGCCGCGCTTGGTGTCCACCGCGGTAAAGGCCAGCAAAGGAACCAAAAAGAACGCGGCGAAGGCTGCGTCGGCGCGACGGAGTCGGCGATGCATCCCCCGCTCGATCAGGAAGGCTGTTAAAAAGACGAGCAGCAGGCCGCCGCGCAAATCCGTCGCCAGTTCGCGAAAATAAAAAAACGCGCCGAACAGCGGCTCGCCGGTCGTGTTGCGGAAGTCCGTCAGAAATTCCGCCGCCAACCCCTCGCGATGCCAGTAAGCCCATGCGCCCGCCGATAGGCAGACCGCCGACCACATCAAGGCTCGCCGCCAGCGAACCGCCGGTTCGCCCGTGAAGCACCAAACGGCGCCGGCCGGCGCGACCGCTAAAAGCAGCACGAGCTTGGTTTGCGCCAGCGTGGCCGATATCAGCACCACCGCGAACCAGGCGACCCAGTGGATTTTTCGCTCGGCCAGTAAAAAGAAAAACAACAGGGTCGCCGCGGCGGCGGTCACCGCGATTTCCAGGTTGAACGACTGGCCCGCCTTCCAGGCCACCGGCGTCGCCAGAAACGCGGCCAGCGGCAGAGTCGCCGCGAGGCGCCCCGGCGCGGCGAGCCAGCCCGCGCCGGCGAGCGCGGCGCACGCCAGCAACCAGAAAAACAGCAGCGGCGCGGCCAGGCTCCAGTAAGCGCCGCCGGCCCATAACCACGAAATCGCGCCGACGAAATAGGGCAACGGCAGATAGCGCGCCGGGTGCGCGGCGAACAATGACCACAGACGGGCCGGATGCGCGGCCAGATTCCGCGCCACCTCGGCGGTGAAATGATAATGCAGGTTGGAGTCGTACCCGACGGGAATCAGGTTGCGCCAATGCCACGTCGCCAGCACCGCGGTCGAGCCCAGACCCAACGCCAACAGAAGCAGCACCGTCAACCGACGGATCGCTTTGCCGGTCGGCGCTTCTCGCTCGGCCATCTTCGCCCGCTCCCGCGCGCCGGGACGCCTATTTTTCCGGCGTCGCCGCGCCCGCCTTGCCCTTGAGCACGACGACCGCGATCACGCCGACCAACGCCAACAACGCGATCACCGACAGCGCGCTCGCCACCGCGTCGGACACCGGCACCGCCGGCAGTTCGATTTTCAAAAAGATGAAGAACGCGATGATGATGCCCATCAGCGATTCGCCGGCGATCAGGCCCGAGCCGAAGAGGACGCCGCGGTGCTCGGCTTCCTTTTCGCGCTCCCGGCCGACGATTTTGGCGATCGCCGCCGCCGCGACACCGCCCAGTAGAATCGGCCACGACAGCGACCACGGCAGGTAAATGCCGACCGCGACCGGCATCACGTAGGTGCGGAACGAGCTGTTGCGGCGTTTGAGGATCTCGTCGCAAACAACCAGCGCCAGGCCGACGACGACGCCGAGGCCGACCATGCCCCAGGGCATCGTGTTGTCCGCGCCGAACATCGCCTTGGTGATGCTGGCGAACAGGTTGGCTTGCGGCGCCTTCAGAAAGTCGACGCCTTCCTTCACCCGGATGCCGATGCCGTAGCTGGCGTGCAGCACCGTGAGGATCGGCGCGATGATGAACGACGCCACCACCGAGCCGATGATCATGCCCCACTGCTGCGACGCGGGGGTCGCGCCGACCAGGTGGCCGGTCTTGAGGTCCTGGCTGACGTCGCCGGCCGTGCAGGCGGCGCAGCAGACCACGCCGGCCACGCCCAGCACCGCGAGGATGCCGGCGTCGCCGCGCATGCCGAACACCAAGAGCAACGCCGAGGCGAAGAGCAGCGTGCTGATCGTCATGCCCGACACCGGGTTGTTGGAGCTGCCGACCAGTCCGACGATGTAGCTCGACACCGCCACGAAGAAGAACGAGGCGATGATCATCGCCACGCCCGCCACCGAGCCGATCGACAGGCTGCCGGTCAGGAAAATGTACAGCACGAAAATCAAGACGCTGATGGCGATCAGCAAGGGCAGAATCACGCCGAGGTGGACGTCCCGGTCGGTGCGCAACCGGGCCGGGGCCTGCCCCTTGGCGCTCTGGTAGCCGGCGACGGCCCCTTGAATGCCCTTCACGATACCCTGGCGGACGCTGACGATCGACGAGAGGCCGGCGACGATCATCGCGCCGACGCCGATGAAGCGGATCTGCGTGCTCCAGGTGCCGTACATCGTATCGAGCACGCTGTCGGGCCCCGCCGGATAGCCGTTGAACAGGTAGAAGCCCGGAATCATTATCAGCCAGCCCAACGCGCCGCCGAGAAAGATCAACAGCGACACGTTGAAGCCGATGATGTAGCCCACCGCGACCAGCGCCGGCGAGATGTCGCCGCCGAAGTACACCGCGCTACGGCCCGCCCGGAACGCGCCCTCGACCGTGCCCTTGAGCAGCCGCACGCCGGCGATGAAGAACTTGAACACCATGCCCAGACCGATCGCCGAGACGACGTACCACACGCCGCTGCCGCCGCGCTCGCCGACCTCGAGCACCTCGGCGCAGGCCACGCCCTCGGGGAACTTCAGCTCCTTTTCCTCGACGATCAGCGCCCGACGCAGCGGGATCATGAACAGCACGCCCAGCACGCCGCCGAGCACCGCGATCAGCGTCGTCTCCCAATACTTGAACTCGGACCAGACCCCTGTGATGACCAGCGCCGGCACGGTGAAGATGATGCCCGCCGCGACGCTCTGCCCGGCGGAAGCGATCGTCTGCACCAGGTTGTTTTCGAGGATGGTGCCGCGCCGCAAAATGCCGCGCAGGATGCCCATCGAAATCACCGCCGCCGGAATCGACGCCGAAACCGTCATCCCGGCGTACAAGCCGAGGTAGGTGTTGGCCGCCGCCATCAGCAGCGCCAGGACCACGCCCAGGGCGACGGCCTTGGGGGTGAATTCGGGCAATGTTTTTTCCGCGGGAACGTAGGGGACGAACGGTTTGTCGGCCATGGACACCTCCGGACGAACGACCGAAAAGTAGCGGTGCGAATGTCGTTGTTATAGCACAACGCCGCGTTGCGGGCAGCCGGCGGCGCGGCGCAAAAAAGCGAACGGGGTTTATTCGGCCGGCGGCGGGGCGGCGACGGGACGCGGTTTGATTTCGCGGATGAAGCGCAGGACGGCTTCGCCGGCGATGTCGCCGGAGACATTGAGGTGGTCGAACAGGGTTTTATGCGTTCGGCCCTTGATGTCCAATACCTCGACGGGGTCGCCGGCGCGGCGCAGCGCTTCAACCAGCGCCTCGTTTTGTTCCCGCCGCACCAGGTGGTCGCCCCGGCCGCGCAGAAGCAAAAACGGCGGCATACCAGGCCGGGCGAAGACGACCGGCGAGATCGCGGCGCGGCGCGCGGGGTCCGTGCCGAACGTCTCATCGGCGATCTTCCGGTTGATGCGCGTCAGGCGGTTCGGATCGTCGCGCAGATCGAACATGCCGGCCAGGGCGATGACGCCGGCGGGCACCGACGCCGGAACGCCCAGTTCGTCGAGGTAGCGCCGGTCGGCGGTGACCAGCGCCGCCAGGTGGCCGCCCGCGCTGTGGCCCACCAGCACAATCCGCTCCGGATCGCCGCCGTATTCGTCGATGTGGCGAAACACCCAGTCGATGCCGTGCGCCACGTCCCACGGCTGTTCGGTCGGCGGCACGGCCGGCACGAGCCGATAGTCCAGCGGCACCGCCAGAACCCCGCGCGCGGCCAGCCACTCGGCATTTTGCACCAGCGGCGCTTCCTGGCGATAACCGCTGGTCCAGCCGCCGCCGTGCAGCAAAATCGCCACCGGCGCCCGCACTTGTCCCTCCGGCGCCAAAACGGCCAGCGAATTTTTTTCGAGATCGGCGCCCGCGCCGAGAAAATAGACGAGATTGTCGTGGCGCACGATTTGAAAGGTCGCCGGCGTGGCCGCGCCGGTTTGATCCAAACCGCCGTACCACCAATAGGCATAGCCGCCGGCCATCGCCGCGAGGAACAAAAGAACCGCGAGGAAAAGCAGTCGAGTTTTCACACCGGTCTCCCGGTCATCCTCAAAAACATATCGCCGAAAACCCGATTGCCTGCGAAGAATAGCAGAGAAAAGGAACCAATAACAATCCGGAGAACTGCGCGGGAATTCACCCGGCGCCCGAACGGCCGGCGCGGCGCGGGACGATGCCTATTCGGTCGTCGCGGGAAGCGGTTCGCCGCGCGGTTTGATCTCGCGGATGAACTTCAGAGACGCCTCGGCCGTCGCGTCGCCGGGTTCGGTCATCTCGTGAAAAAGCGTGACATGCCCCCGCCCGTTGACGAGCCTGACCTCCACGGAACCGCCCGCCGCGCGGACGGCCGCCGCCATTTCCTCGGCCTGATAAGCCGGCACCAGGTGATCGCCCTTGCCCCGCATAATCAGAAACGGCGGGACGCCGGGTTTGACGAACAGCACCGGCGACAATTTGGCGCGGCGCTCGGGATCGGTGCCGAACACGAACAGGACCAGGCGTCGGGCGACCGAACTCGCCGGTTCGGGACCGTCGCGCAGATCGAACGCATTGGACAAGGCGATGACGCCGGCCGGTACGCCGGTCGGCGCCCCCAGTTCATCGAGGTAGCTCCGGTCGCAAGTGACCACCGATGCCAAATGGCCGCCGGCGCTGTGGCCGAGCAACACGATCCGCGCCGGATCGCCGCCGTACTCGTCGACATGCCGGTAGATCCAGTTGATGCCGTGCGCCACGTCCCACGGCTGTTCGGTGGGCGGCACGTTGGGCACCAGCCGGTATCCCAGCGTGACGGCCAGCACGCCGCGTTGGGCCAACCACTCGGCGATGCCTTCGATCGCCGTGATCCGGCGATGCCCGCCGGTCCAGGCGCCGCCGTGCAGCAGGATCGCCACCGGCGCGCGAACCTGATTTTCCGGGGCGAATATTTTCAGGCTGTTGCGCTCGGGATCGGCTCCCGCGCCGTTGAAATAAACCAGGTTGTCGTGGTGCACGACACGGCAGGTCGCCGGGGTGGCCGGCACCGTCTCGGCAAACCCGCCAACCCAATCATAAATAAAACCGGCGGTTCCCAGGAGCAGCACCAGCAGCACGATCAGGACGATGTATCGTTTTTTCAAAGCGGCCGCTCCGGGTGATCGGAATTTTCCGGCGGTTTGGCGGGATTATTCGGCGATTCGCCCGGTTTGGTTTCCTCGATGTCGATGATTTTGACCCAATTGGCCGGTCGCTTGACGTCCTGAACCTTCCGGTCGACGTCGCGGTAAACGCGGTAGGCCTGACCGGCCTTCCGCGCCGCGGCGGGCAGCCGGCCGGCGGCGAACAGCACCAGAATCAGAATGGCGATAATCAGGATTTCGCCGGCGCCCAAACCGAACATGCTTTCCTCCACGGGTCGGCCGGATCATAGCACGTTTGCCCATTGGCGACAGCCCGGCGAGCCGCTATCATGACCCGCCGTGAAACACTTTTTCGCCGTCTGCCTGTCCTTGCTTTGCTGGTTGACCGTCGCCGCCGCCCAGGAACCCGCGGTCTGGCGCGACGACGGCGACCCGCGCTCGCTGCTGCTGGCGCTGGACCGA contains the following coding sequences:
- a CDS encoding cytochrome b/b6 domain-containing protein codes for the protein MKKINLSLTLAILSGYWVLVTETWSPLYRCNLLFHPLIGVAVTLFFFIFLWRDRSQQPDEHPWLGTVLPAVVLSAVLGALRTAYPNHLADLLLLLLYPLWAIRDLRSRPERFVRRCALFFFVAVAVTGLIFGGALGGRAVKNYLLLHRVAADAFVVFALLAVAFSWRRQWRAGAKFRELAGAVFGPRRWVPVLLAAAVIAVTIYEAAQGRADPTYRFHLSTFTVERRGPHEQDVLPAGFNEPRLASKTQSCGGTPGCHDSLIEDMKISTHGRSMLTPYMQKNMELLADEIGEQNMITCGGCHYPRMMFERDVSLRQSYTEQNYSCTFCHQISGAHLLPDRRKSEISVRLRLNHLRMFDHGGRDAITPFDRLLVNLNPFGHRRVFTRDLYFTNEYCQACHRLQIRETVATPLTAPLCIDCHMQPRELLGLPGKERNHVFPGTNTANPHALGDQATVEMIQKYSLGDLPLPIKGWGSFWEPRNAKGKRQIWVHQKFLPLTEPTPGGDFTLRVITINASIDHVFPGGPLDLIDCWQRVVVKDQDGREIFRVGDLAADNQLDPAAHKLGGYMMGEDGRLVERNRVWQIKEKVVTRGLPFRVSTNDDYTFRLPENTRAIQVESQWLFRKLNQDFVDWAYDRSGFTTPVVVMAETAATIPF
- a CDS encoding oligopeptide transporter, OPT family; the protein is MADKPFVPYVPAEKTLPEFTPKAVALGVVLALLMAAANTYLGLYAGMTVSASIPAAVISMGILRGILRRGTILENNLVQTIASAGQSVAAGIIFTVPALVITGVWSEFKYWETTLIAVLGGVLGVLFMIPLRRALIVEEKELKFPEGVACAEVLEVGERGGSGVWYVVSAIGLGMVFKFFIAGVRLLKGTVEGAFRAGRSAVYFGGDISPALVAVGYIIGFNVSLLIFLGGALGWLIMIPGFYLFNGYPAGPDSVLDTMYGTWSTQIRFIGVGAMIVAGLSSIVSVRQGIVKGIQGAVAGYQSAKGQAPARLRTDRDVHLGVILPLLIAISVLIFVLYIFLTGSLSIGSVAGVAMIIASFFFVAVSSYIVGLVGSSNNPVSGMTISTLLFASALLLVFGMRGDAGILAVLGVAGVVCCAACTAGDVSQDLKTGHLVGATPASQQWGMIIGSVVASFIIAPILTVLHASYGIGIRVKEGVDFLKAPQANLFASITKAMFGADNTMPWGMVGLGVVVGLALVVCDEILKRRNSSFRTYVMPVAVGIYLPWSLSWPILLGGVAAAAIAKIVGREREKEAEHRGVLFGSGLIAGESLMGIIIAFFIFLKIELPAVPVSDAVASALSVIALLALVGVIAVVVLKGKAGAATPEK
- a CDS encoding alpha/beta hydrolase gives rise to the protein MKTRLLFLAVLLFLAAMAGGYAYWWYGGLDQTGAATPATFQIVRHDNLVYFLGAGADLEKNSLAVLAPEGQVRAPVAILLHGGGWTSGYRQEAPLVQNAEWLAARGVLAVPLDYRLVPAVPPTEQPWDVAHGIDWVFRHIDEYGGDPERIVLVGHSAGGHLAALVTADRRYLDELGVPASVPAGVIALAGMFDLRDDPNRLTRINRKIADETFGTDPARRAAISPVVFARPGMPPFLLLRGRGDHLVRREQNEALVEALRRAGDPVEVLDIKGRTHKTLFDHLNVSGDIAGEAVLRFIREIKPRPVAAPPPAE
- a CDS encoding alpha/beta hydrolase gives rise to the protein MKKRYIVLIVLLVLLLGTAGFIYDWVGGFAETVPATPATCRVVHHDNLVYFNGAGADPERNSLKIFAPENQVRAPVAILLHGGAWTGGHRRITAIEGIAEWLAQRGVLAVTLGYRLVPNVPPTEQPWDVAHGINWIYRHVDEYGGDPARIVLLGHSAGGHLASVVTCDRSYLDELGAPTGVPAGVIALSNAFDLRDGPEPASSVARRLVLFVFGTDPERRAKLSPVLFVKPGVPPFLIMRGKGDHLVPAYQAEEMAAAVRAAGGSVEVRLVNGRGHVTLFHEMTEPGDATAEASLKFIREIKPRGEPLPATTE